The genomic window AATGCAGAGGTGTAGACGTACTCCTCGTATTCTTCCCAAAACTCATGTCCGACGTTATCAACATCCGATCCGAGCGTCTCGACCAGGAACTCACGGTATGGCAGGATTGCCACTGGACATTCGTAGAACGAAAACGACAGCTCACTGACCGGAGTTTCTGGCTTAAACTGCAAGATCGACCAGTCTCGAAGTCGCAGGTCATAGAACTGGTTTCGAACGTAGTACTCCCATTCCTCTCGGTACGGTCTCTTGCGAACGCTCTTAGCGAGATCGGCGGGATAGTGGACCCTCTCATTCACGAGATCTGCGAGGTCCAAGTCCTTGTAAATCGCCTCAACCCGCGTGATTTGGGCTCTGAATTGCCCTTGGTTCATCTCTTC from Patescibacteria group bacterium includes these protein-coding regions:
- a CDS encoding DUF2290 domain-containing protein, whose translation is MRGTEQKGDEEMNQGQFRAQITRVEAIYKDLDLADLVNERVHYPADLAKSVRKRPYREEWEYYVRNQFYDLRLRDWSILQFKPETPVSELSFSFYECPVAILPYREFLVETLGSDVDNVGHEFWEEYEEYVYTSALRDAVTPIRYDLSPALYEEGIHPSAHIHIGHRSEIRLFTVRMLRPLSFGLLILRQVYPDAWRAFLKRPDAPSLCRQVRDALEIVPAEHHKPKDRLQMILT